From a single Prionailurus bengalensis isolate Pbe53 chromosome A1, Fcat_Pben_1.1_paternal_pri, whole genome shotgun sequence genomic region:
- the GPR12 gene encoding G-protein coupled receptor 12 — translation MNEDLKVNLSGLPRDYLDAGAAENVSAAVSSQVPVVEPEPELVVNPWDIVLCTSGTLISCENAIVVLIIFHNPSLRAPMFLLIGSLALADLLAGVGLIINFVFAYLLQSEATKLVTIGLIVASFSASVCSLLAITVDRYLSLYYALTYHSERTVTFTYVMLVMLWGTSICLGLLPVLGWNCLRDESTCSVVRPLTKNNAAILSVSFLFMFALMLQLYVQICKIVMRHAHQIALQHHFLATSHYVTTRKGVSTLAIILGTFAACWMPFTLYSLIADYTYPSMYTYATLLPATYNSIINPVIYAFRNQEIQKALCLICCGCIPSSLSQRARSPSDV, via the coding sequence ATGAATGAAGACCTGAAGGTCAATTTAAGCGGGCTGCCTCGGGATTATTTAGATGCTGGCGCTGCGGAGAACGTCTCGGCTGCCGTCTCCTCCCAGGTTCCTGTTGTCGAGCCGGAGCCAGAGCTGGTTGTCAACCCTTGGGACATTGTCTTGTGTACCTCAGGAACCCTCATCTCCTGTGAAAATGCCATTGTGGTCCTTATCATCTTCCATAACCCCAGCCTGCGAGCACCCATGTTCCTGCTCATAGGCAGCCTGGCTCTGGCAGACTTACTGGCCGGCGTGGGACTCatcatcaattttgtttttgcctACCTGCTTCAGTCAGAAGCCACCAAGCTGGTCACAATCGGGCTCATTGtcgcctctttctctgcctctgtctgcagCTTGCTGGCTATCACTGTTGACCGCTACCTTTCCCTGTATTACGCGCTGACGTACCACTCGGAGAGGACGGTCACGTTCACCTATGTCATGCTCGTCATGCTCTGGGGGACCTCCATCTGCCTGGGACTGCTGCCCGTCCTGGGCTGGAACTGCCTCAGAGACGAGTCCACCTGCAGCGTGGTCAGACCTCTCACCAAGAACAACGCGGCCATCCTCTCCGTCTCCTTCCTCTTCATGTTTGCGCTCATGCTTCAGCTCTACGTCCAGATCTGCAAGATCGTGATGCGGCACGCCCATCAGATCGCCCTGCAGCATCACTTCCTGGCCACCTCCCACTACGTGACCACCCGGAAAGGCGTCTCCACCCTGGCCATCATTCTGGGGACCTTCGCTGCTTGCTGGATGCCCTTCACGCTCTACTCCTTGATAGCTGATTACACCTACCCCTCCATGTACACCTATGCCACCCTCCTGCCGGCCACCTACAACTCCATCATCAACCCTGTCATATATGCTTTCAGAAACCAAGAGATCCAGAAAGCCCTCTGTCTCATTTGCTGCGGCTGCATCCCGTCCAGTCTCTCCCAGAGAGCGCGGTCCCCCAGCGACGTGTAG